A part of Nesterenkonia lutea genomic DNA contains:
- a CDS encoding shikimate dehydrogenase, which produces MRSTDTGRSILAGLIGHGVGPSLTPPMHELEGSRHGMRYIYRSIEFAGGQDSDQELGQLLQMARRLGFNGLNITFPAKQSVLPLLDDLAPSAAMIGAVNTVVFGDDGGTLGHNTDVTGFQACIDDGLGETACGDVVLVGSGGAGSAVAHALVMRGVTSLSLVDVDLDKSASLIHSLHTTHGFTAEQAQPEHLPQLMERADGVVNATPFGMAHHPGSPFDTDLLQPQHWVADVVYRPVDTVLLRAAEERGCRTVSGLGMAMHQAADAFEIFTGETADRRAMLDDLNALIEAESPHPRAALHR; this is translated from the coding sequence GTGAGAAGCACCGACACCGGACGCAGCATCCTCGCCGGGCTGATCGGCCACGGCGTGGGACCCTCGCTGACTCCGCCCATGCATGAGCTCGAAGGCTCCCGGCACGGGATGCGCTACATCTACCGCAGCATCGAGTTCGCCGGCGGCCAGGACAGCGACCAAGAGCTCGGGCAGCTGCTGCAGATGGCCCGACGCCTGGGCTTCAACGGGTTGAACATCACCTTCCCGGCGAAGCAGTCCGTCCTGCCGCTGCTCGATGACCTGGCCCCCTCCGCCGCCATGATCGGCGCGGTCAACACCGTCGTGTTCGGCGACGACGGCGGCACGCTCGGCCACAACACCGATGTCACCGGCTTCCAGGCCTGCATCGACGACGGCCTGGGCGAAACCGCCTGCGGAGACGTGGTGCTGGTCGGCTCCGGCGGCGCCGGCTCGGCCGTGGCGCATGCGCTGGTCATGCGCGGGGTCACGAGTCTGAGCCTGGTGGACGTGGACCTCGACAAGAGCGCCTCCCTGATTCACAGCCTGCACACCACGCATGGCTTCACCGCTGAGCAGGCTCAACCCGAGCACCTGCCCCAGCTCATGGAACGTGCCGACGGCGTGGTCAACGCCACTCCCTTCGGCATGGCGCATCACCCCGGCTCGCCCTTCGACACCGACCTGCTGCAGCCGCAGCACTGGGTGGCCGATGTGGTCTACCGACCGGTGGACACGGTGCTGCTCCGCGCAGCCGAGGAACGTGGCTGCCGCACCGTCTCGGGGCTCGGCATGGCCATGCACCAGGCCGCCGACGCCTTCGAGATCTTCACCGGCGAGACCGCGGACCGCCGGGCCATGCTCGATGACCTCAATGCCCTGATCGAAGCTGAATCACCACACCCGCGTGCAGCGTTGCACCGATGA
- a CDS encoding TRAP transporter large permease → MTLILLGVAIALLLLLRVPVAFAFLGPSLVYMLLDGQSSGTSLRQVTNAVQSFPLLAVPLFVFLGTLANHAGLADRLFRFAMASLAKIRGNLGYVTVGASVGFSWMSGSAVADAAALGKVQIPAMLRNGYTRRFATGLSAASSLIAPVMPPSIPAVIYAGLAAASTGALFAASVVPALLMALGLCVVVWILVRRNPNLKAGRFDRRELLESTKGVLLPAVTPVIILGGILGGLFTPTEAAAVAVFWVLLIALIQRSLSWKGFLAAVRETAITTGAIMLIVASAALLGHIMALERLPQLLTETLLGLTESPLVFLLLVALLMLILGTVIDATAILVLVVPILLPIALQYQIDPIVLGVVLIISLMIGLLTPPVGTALFVTASVSETRVGEVFKGALPFAMPAVIVLLLVIIFPDALMFFPEVLGL, encoded by the coding sequence GTGACTCTCATTCTCCTGGGCGTCGCGATCGCCCTCCTGCTCCTGCTCCGGGTGCCGGTCGCCTTCGCGTTCCTCGGACCTTCCCTGGTCTACATGCTGCTCGACGGCCAGTCCTCCGGCACGAGCCTGCGCCAGGTCACCAACGCGGTGCAGAGCTTCCCGCTGCTGGCCGTGCCGCTGTTCGTCTTCCTCGGCACGCTCGCCAACCACGCAGGCCTCGCCGACCGGCTCTTCCGCTTCGCCATGGCCTCCCTGGCCAAGATCCGCGGCAACCTCGGCTATGTCACCGTCGGCGCCAGCGTCGGCTTCTCCTGGATGAGCGGCTCGGCCGTGGCCGATGCGGCCGCGCTGGGCAAGGTGCAGATCCCTGCCATGCTGCGCAATGGTTACACCCGCCGCTTCGCCACCGGACTCTCCGCCGCGTCCTCACTGATCGCCCCGGTGATGCCGCCCAGCATCCCGGCAGTCATCTACGCCGGCCTCGCCGCGGCCTCCACCGGTGCGCTCTTCGCCGCCTCCGTGGTGCCGGCGCTGCTGATGGCCCTCGGGCTCTGCGTGGTGGTCTGGATCCTGGTCCGCCGCAACCCGAACCTCAAGGCCGGCCGCTTCGACCGCCGGGAGCTGCTCGAGTCCACCAAGGGCGTCCTGCTTCCGGCCGTGACTCCGGTGATCATCCTGGGCGGCATCCTCGGCGGACTGTTCACCCCCACGGAAGCGGCCGCCGTCGCCGTCTTCTGGGTCCTGCTGATCGCGCTGATCCAGCGCTCGCTGTCCTGGAAGGGCTTCCTCGCAGCGGTCCGCGAGACCGCGATCACCACCGGTGCGATCATGCTGATCGTGGCCTCCGCCGCTCTGCTCGGACACATCATGGCGCTGGAGCGGCTGCCTCAGCTGCTCACCGAGACGCTGCTGGGCCTGACCGAGAGCCCGCTGGTCTTCCTGCTGCTGGTCGCACTGCTGATGCTCATCCTGGGCACGGTCATCGACGCCACCGCCATCCTGGTGCTCGTGGTGCCGATCCTGCTGCCCATCGCGCTGCAGTACCAGATCGACCCGATCGTGCTCGGCGTGGTGCTGATCATCTCGCTGATGATCGGCCTGCTCACCCCGCCGGTGGGCACGGCGCTGTTCGTGACCGCCTCGGTCTCCGAGACCCGCGTGGGAGAGGTCTTCAAGGGAGCCCTGCCGTTCGCGATGCCGGCGGTGATCGTGCTCCTGCTCGTGATCATCTTCCCCGACGCGCTGATGTTCTTCCCGGAGGTGCTCGGACTGTGA
- a CDS encoding TRAP transporter small permease, with protein MINTRKPLSRRVVDLLTRIELGFAGVMLLVILVLVFTQAAQRYTPFEGIAWTGEISRFGLAWMTFSVAGVLITLRGHIALEVVDTLPAPRLIRTVQVGSLLIVAVIAIGLTNEAWGLVQTQGALRSPVLGMSMALVYIPVLTGMVSTVIRSLVAAWMIAKHGPIMPLAELQAAELKPDTTEDNS; from the coding sequence GTGATCAACACCAGGAAACCCCTGAGTCGCCGAGTGGTGGACCTGCTCACGCGCATCGAGCTCGGCTTCGCCGGCGTGATGCTTCTCGTGATCCTCGTCCTCGTCTTCACCCAGGCCGCCCAGCGCTACACCCCCTTCGAGGGCATTGCCTGGACCGGTGAGATCTCCCGCTTCGGCCTGGCCTGGATGACCTTCTCCGTGGCCGGTGTGCTCATCACCCTGCGCGGACACATCGCCCTCGAAGTGGTGGACACCCTCCCGGCGCCGCGGCTCATCCGCACCGTGCAGGTGGGATCGCTGCTCATCGTCGCCGTGATCGCCATCGGCCTGACCAACGAGGCCTGGGGCCTGGTCCAGACCCAGGGAGCCCTGCGCTCCCCCGTGCTGGGCATGTCCATGGCGCTGGTCTACATCCCGGTGCTCACCGGAATGGTCAGCACGGTCATCCGATCACTGGTCGCCGCGTGGATGATCGCCAAGCACGGCCCCATCATGCCCCTTGCTGAACTGCAGGCCGCTGAACTGAAGCCCGACACCACGGAGGACAACTCGTGA
- a CDS encoding dihydrolipoyl dehydrogenase family protein yields MEPQTDTGATGNTADTAETADTGDTVEQQRPQGTEFDVIVIGGGAVGENAANGAAQGGLSAVVVEAELVGGECSYWACIPSKALLRSPQVLRNARQMPGAAEAVTGVLDVEAVLARRDSFTSGWKDDGQEQWLDGAGISLIRGHGRITAPRQVTVTSSAGEQTTLTARHAVTIATGSVPVIAPIEGLRQAQPWTSREATSAHAIPASLAIIGGGVVATEMASAYAALGSQVTLLARSGLLGGMEPFAGELVGRALQDQGVTLRLNTSPERVSRTADGVRIETSAGDAVLTQEVLAATGRSPRTDDLGLETIGLEPGTWIDTDDTMLVHGFDWLYAVGDVTHRVLLTHQGKYQARAAGDVIVARAKGAPVQDQPWGAHVATADHAAVPQVVFSDPEVASVGLTAQAAREAGHTIRVVDYELGDVAGTALKAEAYAGTARMVVDEDRQVILGMTFVGSGVGELLQAATIAVTAEVPIGRLWHAVPAFPTVSEIWLRLLESYGRPQQG; encoded by the coding sequence ATGGAACCCCAGACCGACACAGGCGCCACCGGCAACACGGCCGACACGGCCGAAACAGCCGACACAGGCGACACGGTTGAGCAGCAGCGTCCGCAGGGCACGGAGTTCGACGTCATCGTGATCGGCGGGGGAGCCGTGGGTGAGAATGCCGCGAACGGGGCGGCCCAGGGCGGTCTGAGCGCGGTGGTCGTGGAGGCTGAGCTGGTGGGCGGGGAATGCTCCTACTGGGCATGCATTCCCTCGAAGGCGCTGCTGCGTTCCCCGCAGGTGCTGCGCAATGCCCGTCAGATGCCGGGAGCCGCGGAGGCCGTGACCGGAGTGCTCGACGTCGAGGCTGTGCTGGCCCGCCGTGATTCCTTCACCAGCGGCTGGAAGGATGACGGGCAGGAACAGTGGCTCGACGGCGCCGGGATCAGCCTGATCCGCGGCCATGGTCGGATCACCGCTCCCAGGCAGGTCACCGTCACCTCCTCCGCGGGGGAGCAGACCACGCTCACCGCGCGGCATGCCGTGACCATCGCGACCGGCTCGGTCCCGGTGATCGCCCCGATCGAGGGCCTGCGGCAGGCTCAGCCCTGGACCAGCCGTGAGGCCACCAGCGCCCACGCCATCCCGGCAAGCCTGGCGATCATCGGCGGCGGAGTCGTGGCCACGGAGATGGCCAGCGCCTACGCCGCGCTCGGCTCGCAGGTCACCCTCCTGGCCCGCAGCGGACTGCTCGGCGGTATGGAGCCCTTCGCGGGTGAACTCGTGGGCAGGGCCCTTCAGGACCAGGGCGTCACGCTGCGGCTGAACACGTCTCCAGAACGGGTCTCCCGCACGGCTGACGGGGTGCGGATCGAGACCTCTGCGGGGGATGCTGTCCTGACGCAGGAGGTGCTGGCCGCAACCGGGCGCTCACCGCGCACCGATGACCTGGGTCTGGAGACCATCGGCCTGGAGCCGGGGACCTGGATCGACACCGACGACACCATGCTGGTCCACGGGTTCGACTGGCTCTACGCCGTGGGGGACGTGACCCACCGGGTCCTGCTCACCCACCAGGGCAAGTATCAGGCCCGCGCGGCCGGGGATGTGATCGTGGCGCGGGCCAAGGGCGCGCCGGTGCAGGATCAGCCCTGGGGCGCCCATGTCGCCACGGCGGATCATGCCGCCGTGCCGCAGGTGGTCTTCAGCGACCCCGAGGTCGCCTCGGTGGGGCTCACCGCCCAGGCCGCCCGGGAGGCGGGCCACACCATCCGCGTGGTGGACTACGAGCTGGGCGACGTCGCCGGCACCGCGCTGAAGGCCGAGGCCTACGCCGGGACCGCACGCATGGTGGTCGACGAGGACCGGCAGGTCATCCTGGGCATGACCTTCGTCGGCTCCGGCGTCGGCGAACTGCTGCAGGCGGCCACGATCGCGGTCACCGCCGAGGTGCCGATCGGCCGACTCTGGCACGCGGTCCCGGCCTTCCCCACCGTGAGCGAGATCTGGCTGCGCCTCCTGGAGAGCTACGGCCGGCCACAACAAGGCTGA
- a CDS encoding sodium/glutamate symporter → MSPEVVGFAIVLLAAVMLLGKYVRVKVSFIQKLLLPSAIIAGFIGLLLGPQVIGRLGEPLGWAWLEDGGLLTSGIVEVWAELPGLLISVVFATLFLGSRIPSPVRVAKLVGPQLSIGVAYGSGQYVVGIVLGLLVLSPLLGVDPVFGALIEIAFEGGHGTAAGMQPAFEDMGMPEATDLALAIATVGLVFGIVIGISVINWGVRTGRTRVIKSISQQSKAELRGLYSDDERVSTGRMTSRPGSIEPLTLHVAVVGLAIIIGWLILEGLVWVEDQLWGQPGSPWSEEGLTLLGYVY, encoded by the coding sequence ATGAGTCCAGAGGTAGTCGGGTTCGCGATTGTGCTGCTGGCAGCAGTGATGCTTCTGGGCAAGTACGTCCGCGTCAAAGTCTCGTTCATCCAGAAACTCCTGCTGCCCAGCGCGATCATCGCGGGGTTCATCGGACTTCTCCTCGGGCCGCAGGTCATCGGGCGGCTCGGCGAGCCCCTCGGCTGGGCCTGGCTGGAGGACGGCGGGCTGCTCACCAGTGGGATCGTGGAGGTCTGGGCCGAGCTGCCTGGCCTGCTGATCTCGGTGGTCTTCGCCACCCTCTTTCTGGGATCACGGATCCCCTCCCCGGTCAGGGTGGCCAAACTGGTCGGCCCGCAGCTCTCCATCGGGGTGGCCTATGGCTCTGGCCAGTACGTGGTCGGCATCGTGCTGGGGCTGCTGGTGCTCTCCCCGCTGCTCGGCGTCGATCCCGTCTTCGGCGCGCTGATCGAGATCGCCTTCGAGGGTGGCCACGGCACTGCGGCCGGCATGCAGCCGGCCTTCGAGGACATGGGCATGCCTGAAGCCACCGACCTTGCCCTGGCGATCGCCACCGTGGGCCTCGTCTTCGGGATCGTCATCGGCATCTCAGTCATCAACTGGGGAGTGCGCACCGGGCGAACTCGCGTGATCAAGAGCATCTCCCAGCAGTCGAAGGCCGAGCTGCGCGGGCTCTACAGCGACGACGAGCGAGTCTCCACCGGCCGGATGACCTCTCGGCCAGGTTCGATCGAGCCGCTGACCCTGCACGTGGCCGTGGTCGGGCTCGCCATCATCATCGGATGGCTCATCCTGGAAGGGCTGGTCTGGGTCGAGGATCAGCTGTGGGGGCAGCCCGGGTCGCCCTGGTCGGAGGAGGGACTCACCCTGCTGGGCTATGTGTACTGA
- a CDS encoding sugar phosphate isomerase/epimerase and 4-hydroxyphenylpyruvate domain-containing protein, producing the protein MRTSIATVCLSGTLTDKLHACADAGFDGVEIMDADLTVSYESPEEIRALCRRLGLSIDLFQPFRDFEGVSEELLAENLHRAEAKFALMNRLGAETILVCSNAGTATIDDDATAAAQLGRLADLAAEYGIRIAYEALAWGRYVNDYRHAWRLVQMADRPNLGTCLDSFHILARGHDPAEIEDIDGEKIFFLQLADAPQLDMDVLSWSRHHRLFPGEGSFDLSSFLTHVLKAGYTGPLSLEVFNDTFRQTDVTGTAAHARRSLTWLADRASAANDWSTDRLPAAQTPRSVDFVEITGSDLGQADETLNQLGFTFRGKHRTKQVRLWTMGSTRIILNEQSQQPEPHLSAIGLLVDDAGQALARGAALGAPVVFRRTYAGDHELKALGAPDGTVIYWNDAPAEDTWVSEFHGGQPAVDSSHAVDHINLSYRWHEFEETVLFFHSVLGLDAQAPENVPSPQGLVRSQVMRTHDGTVRLPLNLAPPTAPLPPRHIAVTCTDIVGLAQSAHERGLHFLRIPENYYADVQARFGLGAEHLATLRELNLLYDRDEAGEFIHFYTPSIGGLFIEMVQRVGTYDGYGAANAPVRLAAQRRRPHPHPTSR; encoded by the coding sequence ATGCGCACCTCTATCGCGACTGTCTGCCTCTCCGGAACCCTCACCGACAAGCTCCACGCCTGTGCGGACGCCGGCTTCGACGGAGTGGAGATCATGGATGCGGACCTGACTGTCTCCTATGAATCCCCCGAGGAGATCCGCGCGCTGTGCCGGCGCCTCGGGCTCAGCATCGACCTCTTCCAGCCCTTCCGCGACTTCGAAGGCGTGTCCGAGGAGCTGCTCGCGGAGAACCTGCACCGCGCCGAGGCGAAGTTCGCGCTGATGAACCGGCTCGGGGCGGAGACCATCCTGGTGTGCAGCAATGCCGGGACTGCGACCATCGACGACGACGCCACCGCCGCCGCCCAGCTCGGCAGACTCGCGGACCTCGCCGCCGAATATGGGATCCGCATCGCCTATGAGGCGCTGGCCTGGGGACGCTACGTCAACGATTACCGGCACGCCTGGCGGCTGGTCCAGATGGCGGACCGGCCGAATCTCGGCACCTGCCTGGACAGCTTCCACATCCTGGCGCGCGGACATGACCCGGCTGAGATCGAGGACATCGACGGCGAGAAGATCTTCTTCCTCCAGCTCGCCGATGCTCCCCAGCTGGACATGGACGTGCTCTCCTGGAGCCGGCATCACCGGCTCTTCCCGGGCGAGGGCTCCTTCGATCTGAGCAGCTTCCTGACCCATGTGCTCAAGGCCGGATACACCGGTCCGCTCTCGCTGGAGGTCTTCAACGACACCTTCCGCCAGACAGATGTCACCGGCACGGCGGCCCACGCCCGGCGGTCGCTGACCTGGCTGGCCGACCGCGCCTCGGCGGCCAATGACTGGAGCACCGATCGGCTCCCGGCGGCACAGACCCCGCGCAGCGTGGACTTCGTGGAGATCACCGGCAGCGACCTGGGCCAGGCCGACGAGACGCTGAACCAGCTCGGCTTCACCTTCCGCGGCAAGCACCGCACCAAGCAGGTCAGACTCTGGACCATGGGCTCCACCCGGATCATCCTCAACGAGCAGAGCCAGCAGCCCGAACCGCATCTCTCTGCGATCGGCCTGCTGGTCGACGACGCCGGGCAGGCCCTCGCCCGCGGAGCCGCCCTGGGCGCCCCGGTCGTCTTCCGGCGCACCTACGCCGGAGACCACGAACTCAAGGCCCTCGGGGCCCCGGACGGCACGGTGATCTATTGGAACGACGCACCGGCGGAGGACACCTGGGTCAGCGAGTTCCATGGCGGCCAGCCGGCGGTGGACTCTTCCCACGCCGTGGATCACATCAACCTCTCCTACCGCTGGCACGAGTTCGAAGAGACCGTGCTCTTCTTCCACAGCGTGCTGGGTCTGGACGCGCAGGCTCCGGAGAACGTGCCCAGTCCGCAGGGACTGGTGCGCAGCCAGGTGATGCGCACGCACGACGGCACGGTCCGGCTTCCGTTGAACCTGGCCCCACCCACGGCCCCCCTGCCTCCGCGACACATCGCCGTGACCTGCACCGACATCGTCGGACTGGCCCAGAGTGCGCATGAACGAGGGCTGCACTTCCTGAGGATCCCGGAGAACTACTACGCGGACGTCCAGGCCCGCTTCGGCCTGGGGGCCGAGCACCTGGCCACGCTCAGGGAGCTCAACCTGCTCTACGACCGCGATGAGGCGGGCGAGTTCATCCACTTCTACACGCCGAGCATCGGCGGACTGTTCATCGAGATGGTCCAGCGCGTGGGGACCTACGACGGCTACGGCGCCGCCAATGCGCCGGTTCGCCTGGCCGCACAGCGCCGCCGGCCCCATCCGCACCCCACCTCACGCTGA
- a CDS encoding IclR family transcriptional regulator domain-containing protein: protein MDQDQPGPPAVSRNEFVRSLSTGLKVLESFSAVEPKLTLSDVARRSDVSRATARRMLLTLVHEGYAYTDGRFFELTPKVLGLGQGYWSGRGWHELLQPSLGELSGKLAESCSAALLVDDEVMYVCRVHTRRIMRIDLALGTKLPAFVTSMGRVLLSALDDRTLEDRLQATSRTAFTDRTVTDPVQLRQIITQVRRDGYAVVDEELEEGLRSVAVPARDSTGRIVLSLNTSISAGKESAAESVERTLPHLLRCASAVEDLIRSLGDDVARLTVPQGL, encoded by the coding sequence ATGGATCAGGATCAGCCGGGCCCGCCGGCCGTCAGTCGCAATGAGTTCGTGCGTTCGCTGTCCACCGGGCTCAAGGTCCTGGAGTCCTTCTCCGCCGTGGAGCCGAAGCTCACCCTCTCCGATGTGGCCCGCCGCAGCGACGTCAGCCGGGCCACCGCCAGGAGGATGCTGCTGACTCTGGTCCATGAGGGCTATGCCTACACCGATGGGCGCTTCTTCGAGCTGACCCCGAAGGTGCTGGGTCTGGGCCAGGGGTACTGGTCGGGGAGGGGCTGGCATGAGCTGCTGCAGCCTTCCCTCGGCGAGCTCTCCGGAAAGCTGGCCGAGTCCTGTTCGGCCGCCCTGCTGGTCGATGACGAGGTGATGTATGTCTGCCGCGTGCATACCCGGCGCATCATGCGCATCGACCTCGCCCTGGGCACCAAGCTGCCGGCCTTCGTGACCTCCATGGGACGGGTGCTGCTCTCCGCGCTGGATGATCGGACGCTCGAGGATCGGCTGCAGGCGACGTCCCGCACCGCCTTCACCGACCGCACCGTGACCGATCCGGTCCAGCTGCGGCAGATCATCACCCAGGTCCGCAGGGACGGCTACGCAGTGGTGGATGAAGAGCTGGAGGAGGGGCTGCGGTCAGTGGCAGTGCCGGCGCGGGACAGCACCGGGAGGATCGTGCTCTCGCTGAACACCTCCATCTCCGCGGGCAAGGAGAGCGCCGCCGAATCGGTGGAGCGCACGCTGCCGCACCTGCTGCGCTGCGCCTCCGCCGTGGAGGACCTGATCCGCTCCCTGGGTGACGACGTCGCCCGGCTCACCGTTCCTCAGGGTCTCTAG
- a CDS encoding thiolase family protein, with protein MQDVFVYQGVRTPFGKVGGALSGQRPDDLAELVISTLVEQAPGLSPENAGEIVGEVIFGNANGAGEENRNVARMAWLLAKLPVSVPATTINRLCGSSLDAAISGARQIALGETEVILAGGVESMSRAPWVLPKTERPFPMANLELANSTLGWRLINERMPSEWTVSLGEATEQLRERHGIDRERQDAFAARSHELAARAWEEGRFDELTVNVPGVDLDRDETIRPGATAEKLAGLRTVFRSENGTVTAGNASPMNDGASAVWLGSAAGGEQLGLSPQVRIAGWAAAANEPQYFGYAPVEASNKALARAGIGWGEVGAVELNEAFAAQSLACLDAWDIDPEIVNAWGGAIAIGHPLGASGTRVLATLAKRMELSGERWGVATLCIGVGQGLAVVLENAN; from the coding sequence ATGCAGGACGTCTTCGTCTATCAGGGCGTACGCACCCCCTTCGGCAAGGTCGGCGGCGCGCTCTCCGGACAGCGGCCCGATGACCTCGCGGAGCTCGTCATCTCCACTCTTGTGGAGCAGGCCCCGGGGCTCAGCCCCGAGAATGCCGGGGAGATCGTCGGAGAGGTCATCTTCGGCAACGCCAACGGCGCCGGCGAGGAGAATCGCAACGTTGCGCGCATGGCCTGGCTGCTGGCGAAGCTGCCGGTGAGCGTGCCTGCGACCACGATCAACCGGCTCTGCGGGTCTTCCCTGGACGCGGCGATCTCCGGCGCCCGGCAGATCGCCCTGGGTGAGACCGAGGTGATCCTCGCCGGCGGGGTCGAGTCCATGTCCCGGGCTCCGTGGGTGCTGCCCAAGACCGAGCGGCCCTTCCCGATGGCCAATCTCGAGCTCGCCAACTCCACGCTGGGCTGGCGGCTGATCAATGAGCGCATGCCGTCCGAATGGACCGTTTCGCTGGGGGAGGCCACCGAGCAGCTGCGCGAGCGCCACGGCATCGATCGCGAACGACAGGATGCCTTCGCCGCACGCTCCCATGAGCTGGCCGCCCGCGCCTGGGAGGAGGGCCGCTTCGACGAGCTCACGGTGAACGTGCCCGGAGTGGACCTGGACCGCGACGAGACCATCCGTCCCGGAGCCACTGCCGAGAAGCTCGCCGGGCTGCGGACCGTGTTCCGCTCCGAGAACGGCACGGTGACTGCGGGCAATGCCTCCCCGATGAACGACGGCGCCTCTGCGGTCTGGCTCGGCTCGGCCGCCGGCGGTGAGCAGCTCGGGTTGAGCCCGCAGGTGCGCATCGCTGGTTGGGCCGCGGCGGCGAATGAGCCGCAGTACTTCGGCTATGCCCCGGTGGAGGCCAGCAACAAGGCGCTGGCGCGCGCCGGGATCGGTTGGGGCGAGGTCGGTGCGGTGGAGCTCAACGAGGCCTTCGCGGCTCAGTCCCTGGCCTGCCTGGATGCCTGGGACATCGATCCTGAGATCGTCAACGCCTGGGGCGGGGCGATCGCGATCGGTCATCCGCTGGGGGCCTCCGGGACCCGTGTGCTGGCCACCCTGGCGAAGCGCATGGAGCTCAGCGGTGAACGCTGGGGTGTGGCCACGCTGTGCATCGGCGTGGGCCAGGGCCTCGCCGTCGTCCTGGAGAACGCCAACTGA
- a CDS encoding 3-oxoacid CoA-transferase subunit A, which translates to MTEFVDTAAEAVASVKDGSTVLLGGFGNAGQPMELIDALLESGTTELTVVSNNAGQGDRGLALLIKERRVRKVICSFPRQSDSWHFDAAYRAGELELELVPQGNLAERLRAAGAGIGAFFTPTGYGTSLAEGKETREIEGRHYVLEHPIRGDVALIKALRADDAGNLTYRKTARNFGPVMAAAAAHTVVQVQERVPAGALDPENVVTPGIYVNTVTALGQGAAQPAETSQEAKES; encoded by the coding sequence ATGACTGAATTTGTAGACACCGCCGCCGAGGCGGTGGCCAGCGTGAAGGACGGCTCCACCGTCCTGCTCGGCGGCTTCGGCAACGCCGGCCAGCCCATGGAGCTCATCGACGCGCTCCTGGAATCCGGCACCACCGAGCTCACCGTGGTGAGCAACAACGCGGGACAGGGCGATCGCGGACTGGCGCTGCTGATCAAGGAGCGCCGGGTGCGCAAGGTCATCTGCTCCTTCCCGCGGCAGTCAGACTCCTGGCACTTCGACGCGGCCTACCGCGCCGGGGAGCTCGAGCTCGAGCTCGTCCCGCAGGGCAACCTCGCCGAACGGCTGCGCGCCGCCGGTGCCGGCATCGGGGCCTTCTTCACCCCCACCGGCTACGGCACCAGCCTCGCCGAGGGCAAGGAGACCAGGGAGATCGAGGGCCGGCACTACGTGCTGGAGCATCCGATCCGCGGCGACGTGGCACTGATCAAGGCACTCAGGGCCGACGACGCCGGCAACCTCACCTATCGCAAGACCGCCCGGAACTTCGGCCCGGTCATGGCGGCCGCCGCCGCCCACACCGTGGTCCAGGTGCAGGAGCGGGTCCCCGCGGGTGCGCTGGACCCGGAGAACGTGGTCACCCCCGGGATCTACGTGAACACCGTCACCGCCCTCGGACAGGGTGCAGCCCAGCCTGCCGAGACGAGCCAGGAAGCGAAGGAATCATGA
- a CDS encoding 3-oxoacid CoA-transferase subunit B has translation MSSQNSSETKTLDREDLARLVAADIAPGSYVNLGIGQPTKVSDHLSAEKKITLHTENGMLGMGPQAHGEDIDEELINAGKIPVTELPGASYFHHADSFAMMRGGHLDVCVLGAFQVSASGDLANWSTGAPDAIPAVGGAMDLAIGAKEVFVMMSLFAKDGSPKIVPDCSYPLTGLACVSRVYTDHGVFLIEQGPDGPKVTLREAYGMTPDQLAERLDFPLTLPDYKG, from the coding sequence ATGAGCAGCCAGAACTCCTCCGAGACCAAGACCCTGGACCGCGAGGACCTCGCGCGGCTCGTCGCCGCCGACATCGCGCCGGGATCCTATGTGAACCTCGGCATCGGTCAGCCCACCAAGGTCTCCGACCACCTCAGCGCAGAGAAGAAGATCACCCTCCACACCGAGAACGGGATGCTGGGCATGGGCCCGCAGGCCCATGGCGAGGACATCGACGAGGAGCTCATCAACGCCGGCAAGATCCCGGTGACCGAGCTCCCCGGCGCCAGCTACTTCCACCACGCCGACTCCTTCGCCATGATGCGCGGAGGACACCTCGATGTCTGCGTGCTCGGCGCCTTCCAGGTCTCCGCCTCCGGTGACCTGGCGAACTGGTCCACCGGCGCGCCCGACGCCATTCCCGCCGTGGGCGGCGCCATGGATCTGGCCATCGGCGCCAAAGAGGTCTTCGTGATGATGTCCCTCTTCGCCAAGGACGGATCGCCCAAGATCGTGCCGGACTGCAGCTACCCGCTCACCGGTCTGGCCTGTGTGAGCCGGGTCTACACCGACCACGGCGTCTTCCTCATCGAACAGGGGCCGGACGGCCCGAAGGTCACGCTGCGCGAGGCCTACGGGATGACGCCCGATCAGCTCGCCGAGCGTCTGGACTTCCCGCTGACCCTGCCCGACTACAAGGGCTGA